The Musa acuminata AAA Group cultivar baxijiao chromosome BXJ1-3, Cavendish_Baxijiao_AAA, whole genome shotgun sequence genome window below encodes:
- the LOC135639123 gene encoding dof zinc finger protein DOF5.7-like, which translates to MADDSHASGGSKSTATAAELQQPEQGLKCPRCDSSNTKFCYYNNYSLAQPRHYCKACRRYWTKGGALRNVPIGGGCRKNKRSRSSTTSRLSLESIDPMLGVPDSGAGLKFLSSLPSLSPGFQVGVLPFSGLHSLAASDVFNGNQCISFGDMISSPGATMSSSSGMAATPMMEYRHPASAVGVYSDTGGCSSSVGNSHANKSIAPSIESLSSINQDLHWKLQQQRLAIFFGGQTHTDSSSSRSSMPAYPTPSSKDAGLEGNESTKVRVSSEHNTSPVWFIESSSYTIPLATTTTTNTTTIMTNNNNGSNNTSTWNGTPWPAWSDMPQFGTLP; encoded by the coding sequence ATGGCCGACGATTCCCACGCATCAGGAGGCAGCAAGAGCACCGCGACCGCCGCCGAGTTGCAGCAGCCGGAGCAAGGCCTCAAGTGCCCGCGATGTGACTCCtccaacaccaagttctgctactacaacaactacagcctCGCACAACCCAGGCACTACTGCAAGGCCTGCAGGCGGTACTGGACCAAGGGCGGCGCCCTGCGCAACGTGCCCATCGGCGGCGGGTGCCGCAAGAACAAGCGGTCCAGATCGTCCACAACGTCGCGCCTGTCGCTCGAGTCGATCGATCCCATGCTCGGAGTACCTGACTCCGGCGCTGGCCTAAAGTTCCTAAGCTCGTTGCCCTCCCTCTCCCCAGGCTTCCAGGTCGGTGTCCTCCCTTTCTCCGGTCTCCATTCTCTGGCTGCTTCAGACGTGTTCAACGGCAACCAGTGCATCTCCTTCGGAGACATGATCTCCTCGCCCGGTGCAACGATGTCTTCCTCATCCGGCATGGCTGCTACTCCTATGATGGAATATCGCCACCCGGCCTCTGCTGTAGGGGTTTATAGCGACACAGGCGGTTGCTCTTCGTCTGTGGGGAACAGCCATGCGAACAAAAGCATTGCCCCTTCCATCGAATCCTTGAGCTCCATTAACCAAGATCTCCATTGGAAACTTCAGCAGCagagattggctatcttcttcggAGGGCAAACTCATacagacagcagcagcagcagaagcagcatGCCTGCCTACCCAACTCCGAGCTCCAAAGATGCCGGCTTGGAGGGCAACGAGTCCACAAAGGTTCGTGTCAGCAGTGAGCACAATACTTCACCAGTATGGTTCATCGAGTCTTCTTCTTATACCATCCCCcttgccaccaccaccaccaccaatacGACTACGATCATGACCAACAACAACAACGGCAGCAACAACACAAGCACATGGAATGGAACTCCATGGCCAGCTTGGAGTGACATGCCACAGTTCGGCACACTGCCATGA
- the LOC135581259 gene encoding uncharacterized protein LOC135581259 isoform X3, with product MGMERKQPNDRERIEAVLEILKKQAPLTVKQEKFCNDACVEQFLRARGDSLKKAAKQLRAALSWRESIGIADHLIADEFAAELAGGLAYVAGHDDEARPVMVFRIKQDYAKTHSQKSFVRFLVFTLEVAISSMSRFVGQFVILFDASLFRSAPAFLNLFMGTLKIISDYYPGRLHKAFVVDPPSLFSYLWKGVRPFVELSVVTAVVSSLDFDDSIEDAAFASCRTRAASLRFDPVVATTARLGGSTSSRFSFTVSHLDSLKPWYLSTTTRATPRAVMPTASPSLVGASPLNARSFSFASPAARSTPRASRSIPSTPCSFPPPTHPHQQQHPPRTPRPSFLQSPATLFTFWKEGQAVVSRGERERESFLPFLRFYRRPYDEMAYRAKMRPPFGGLISIISPHLEQQQLQQQQQRRDALNIHHQRTQTLTY from the exons ATGGGGATGGAGAGGAAACAGCCCAATGACAGAGAACGGATCGAGGCAGTCCTCGAGATCTTGAAGAAGCAAGCGCCCCTGACGGTGAAGCAG GAGAAGTTCTGCAACGATGCCTGCGTGGAACAGTTTCTGAGAGCCAGAGGCGACAGCCTGAAGAAGGCGGCCAAGCAGCTCAGAGCCGCCCTTTCTTGGAGGGAAAGCATAGGAATTG CAGATCACCTAATAGCCGATGAGTTCGCTGCGGAGCTTGCCGGTGGCTTGGCATATGTGGCTGGTCACGACGACGAAGCCAGGCCAGTCATG GTCTTCCGCATCAAACAAGATTACGCCAAAACTCATTCACAGAAATC GTTCGTGCGCTTCCTGGTCTTCACGCTGGAAGTGGCCATCTCGTCCATGTCCAGATTCGTTGGCCAGTTCGTCATCCTCTTTGATGCCA GCTTGTTCAGATCGGCGCCGGCTTTCCTCAACCTTTTCATGGGCACTCTCAAGATCATCTCCGACTACTACCCCGGTCGACTCCACAAGGCGTTCGTCGTCGATCCACCCTCCTTGTTCTCCTACCTTTGGAAG GGCGTTCGTCCCTTCGTGGAACTGTCTGTGGTCACCGCGGTGGTGTCGTCACTGGACTTCGACGACTCTATCGAGGATGCCGCCTTCGCGTCGTGCCGAACGAGAGCGGCGTCGCTCCGGTTCGACCCGGTGGTCGCTACCACCGCCAGACTCGGCGGCTCCACGTCTTCCCGCTTCTCATTCACCGTCTCCCACCTCGACTCCCTCAAACCGTGGTACCTGTCCACCACCACCAGGGCCACCCCACGCGCGGTGATGCCCACCGCGAGCCCCTCCCTCGTCGGCGCCTCCCCGCTCAACGCCCGGTCCTTCTCCTTCGCCTCCCCGGCCGCCCGGTCGACGCCACGCGCCAGCCGGAGCATACCGTCCACTCCTTGCTCATTCCCGCCGCCGACGCACCCTCACCAGCAGCAACACCCACCGAGGACCCCGCGGCCGTCGTTCTTGCAGTCGCCGGCGACGCTGTTTACGTTCTGGAAGGAGGGGCAGGCGGTGGTGAGCCGAggggagcgagagcgggagtCCTTCCTGCCGTTCCTGAGGTTCTACCGGCGGCCTTACGACGAGATGGCGTACCGCGCCAAGATGCGGCCCCCCTTCGGCGGCCTCATCTCCATCATCTCCCCTCACCTCGAGCAGCAacaactgcagcagcagcagcagcgtcgCGACGCCCTTAACATTCATCATCAGAGGACGCAAACCCTCACCTACTGA
- the LOC135581259 gene encoding uncharacterized protein LOC135581259 isoform X1: protein MGMERKQPNDRERIEAVLEILKKQAPLTVKQEKFCNDACVEQFLRARGDSLKKAAKQLRAALSWRESIGIADHLIADEFAAELAGGLAYVAGHDDEARPVMVFRIKQDYAKTHSQKSFVRFLVFTLEVAISSMSRFVGQFVILFDASMFDVYASLFRSAPAFLNLFMGTLKIISDYYPGRLHKAFVVDPPSLFSYLWKGVRPFVELSVVTAVVSSLDFDDSIEDAAFASCRTRAASLRFDPVVATTARLGGSTSSRFSFTVSHLDSLKPWYLSTTTRATPRAVMPTASPSLVGASPLNARSFSFASPAARSTPRASRSIPSTPCSFPPPTHPHQQQHPPRTPRPSFLQSPATLFTFWKEGQAVVSRGERERESFLPFLRFYRRPYDEMAYRAKMRPPFGGLISIISPHLEQQQLQQQQQRRDALNIHHQRTQTLTY, encoded by the exons ATGGGGATGGAGAGGAAACAGCCCAATGACAGAGAACGGATCGAGGCAGTCCTCGAGATCTTGAAGAAGCAAGCGCCCCTGACGGTGAAGCAG GAGAAGTTCTGCAACGATGCCTGCGTGGAACAGTTTCTGAGAGCCAGAGGCGACAGCCTGAAGAAGGCGGCCAAGCAGCTCAGAGCCGCCCTTTCTTGGAGGGAAAGCATAGGAATTG CAGATCACCTAATAGCCGATGAGTTCGCTGCGGAGCTTGCCGGTGGCTTGGCATATGTGGCTGGTCACGACGACGAAGCCAGGCCAGTCATG GTCTTCCGCATCAAACAAGATTACGCCAAAACTCATTCACAGAAATC GTTCGTGCGCTTCCTGGTCTTCACGCTGGAAGTGGCCATCTCGTCCATGTCCAGATTCGTTGGCCAGTTCGTCATCCTCTTTGATGCCAGTATGTTCGACGTCTACGCAA GCTTGTTCAGATCGGCGCCGGCTTTCCTCAACCTTTTCATGGGCACTCTCAAGATCATCTCCGACTACTACCCCGGTCGACTCCACAAGGCGTTCGTCGTCGATCCACCCTCCTTGTTCTCCTACCTTTGGAAG GGCGTTCGTCCCTTCGTGGAACTGTCTGTGGTCACCGCGGTGGTGTCGTCACTGGACTTCGACGACTCTATCGAGGATGCCGCCTTCGCGTCGTGCCGAACGAGAGCGGCGTCGCTCCGGTTCGACCCGGTGGTCGCTACCACCGCCAGACTCGGCGGCTCCACGTCTTCCCGCTTCTCATTCACCGTCTCCCACCTCGACTCCCTCAAACCGTGGTACCTGTCCACCACCACCAGGGCCACCCCACGCGCGGTGATGCCCACCGCGAGCCCCTCCCTCGTCGGCGCCTCCCCGCTCAACGCCCGGTCCTTCTCCTTCGCCTCCCCGGCCGCCCGGTCGACGCCACGCGCCAGCCGGAGCATACCGTCCACTCCTTGCTCATTCCCGCCGCCGACGCACCCTCACCAGCAGCAACACCCACCGAGGACCCCGCGGCCGTCGTTCTTGCAGTCGCCGGCGACGCTGTTTACGTTCTGGAAGGAGGGGCAGGCGGTGGTGAGCCGAggggagcgagagcgggagtCCTTCCTGCCGTTCCTGAGGTTCTACCGGCGGCCTTACGACGAGATGGCGTACCGCGCCAAGATGCGGCCCCCCTTCGGCGGCCTCATCTCCATCATCTCCCCTCACCTCGAGCAGCAacaactgcagcagcagcagcagcgtcgCGACGCCCTTAACATTCATCATCAGAGGACGCAAACCCTCACCTACTGA
- the LOC135581259 gene encoding uncharacterized protein LOC135581259 isoform X2 has protein sequence MGMERKQPNDRERIEAVLEILKKQAPLTVKQEKFCNDACVEQFLRARGDSLKKAAKQLRAALSWRESIGIDHLIADEFAAELAGGLAYVAGHDDEARPVMVFRIKQDYAKTHSQKSFVRFLVFTLEVAISSMSRFVGQFVILFDASMFDVYASLFRSAPAFLNLFMGTLKIISDYYPGRLHKAFVVDPPSLFSYLWKGVRPFVELSVVTAVVSSLDFDDSIEDAAFASCRTRAASLRFDPVVATTARLGGSTSSRFSFTVSHLDSLKPWYLSTTTRATPRAVMPTASPSLVGASPLNARSFSFASPAARSTPRASRSIPSTPCSFPPPTHPHQQQHPPRTPRPSFLQSPATLFTFWKEGQAVVSRGERERESFLPFLRFYRRPYDEMAYRAKMRPPFGGLISIISPHLEQQQLQQQQQRRDALNIHHQRTQTLTY, from the exons ATGGGGATGGAGAGGAAACAGCCCAATGACAGAGAACGGATCGAGGCAGTCCTCGAGATCTTGAAGAAGCAAGCGCCCCTGACGGTGAAGCAG GAGAAGTTCTGCAACGATGCCTGCGTGGAACAGTTTCTGAGAGCCAGAGGCGACAGCCTGAAGAAGGCGGCCAAGCAGCTCAGAGCCGCCCTTTCTTGGAGGGAAAGCATAGGAATTG ATCACCTAATAGCCGATGAGTTCGCTGCGGAGCTTGCCGGTGGCTTGGCATATGTGGCTGGTCACGACGACGAAGCCAGGCCAGTCATG GTCTTCCGCATCAAACAAGATTACGCCAAAACTCATTCACAGAAATC GTTCGTGCGCTTCCTGGTCTTCACGCTGGAAGTGGCCATCTCGTCCATGTCCAGATTCGTTGGCCAGTTCGTCATCCTCTTTGATGCCAGTATGTTCGACGTCTACGCAA GCTTGTTCAGATCGGCGCCGGCTTTCCTCAACCTTTTCATGGGCACTCTCAAGATCATCTCCGACTACTACCCCGGTCGACTCCACAAGGCGTTCGTCGTCGATCCACCCTCCTTGTTCTCCTACCTTTGGAAG GGCGTTCGTCCCTTCGTGGAACTGTCTGTGGTCACCGCGGTGGTGTCGTCACTGGACTTCGACGACTCTATCGAGGATGCCGCCTTCGCGTCGTGCCGAACGAGAGCGGCGTCGCTCCGGTTCGACCCGGTGGTCGCTACCACCGCCAGACTCGGCGGCTCCACGTCTTCCCGCTTCTCATTCACCGTCTCCCACCTCGACTCCCTCAAACCGTGGTACCTGTCCACCACCACCAGGGCCACCCCACGCGCGGTGATGCCCACCGCGAGCCCCTCCCTCGTCGGCGCCTCCCCGCTCAACGCCCGGTCCTTCTCCTTCGCCTCCCCGGCCGCCCGGTCGACGCCACGCGCCAGCCGGAGCATACCGTCCACTCCTTGCTCATTCCCGCCGCCGACGCACCCTCACCAGCAGCAACACCCACCGAGGACCCCGCGGCCGTCGTTCTTGCAGTCGCCGGCGACGCTGTTTACGTTCTGGAAGGAGGGGCAGGCGGTGGTGAGCCGAggggagcgagagcgggagtCCTTCCTGCCGTTCCTGAGGTTCTACCGGCGGCCTTACGACGAGATGGCGTACCGCGCCAAGATGCGGCCCCCCTTCGGCGGCCTCATCTCCATCATCTCCCCTCACCTCGAGCAGCAacaactgcagcagcagcagcagcgtcgCGACGCCCTTAACATTCATCATCAGAGGACGCAAACCCTCACCTACTGA
- the LOC135581259 gene encoding uncharacterized protein LOC135581259 isoform X4 yields MGMERKQPNDRERIEAVLEILKKQAPLTVKQEKFCNDACVEQFLRARGDSLKKAAKQLRAALSWRESIGIDHLIADEFAAELAGGLAYVAGHDDEARPVMVFRIKQDYAKTHSQKSFVRFLVFTLEVAISSMSRFVGQFVILFDASLFRSAPAFLNLFMGTLKIISDYYPGRLHKAFVVDPPSLFSYLWKGVRPFVELSVVTAVVSSLDFDDSIEDAAFASCRTRAASLRFDPVVATTARLGGSTSSRFSFTVSHLDSLKPWYLSTTTRATPRAVMPTASPSLVGASPLNARSFSFASPAARSTPRASRSIPSTPCSFPPPTHPHQQQHPPRTPRPSFLQSPATLFTFWKEGQAVVSRGERERESFLPFLRFYRRPYDEMAYRAKMRPPFGGLISIISPHLEQQQLQQQQQRRDALNIHHQRTQTLTY; encoded by the exons ATGGGGATGGAGAGGAAACAGCCCAATGACAGAGAACGGATCGAGGCAGTCCTCGAGATCTTGAAGAAGCAAGCGCCCCTGACGGTGAAGCAG GAGAAGTTCTGCAACGATGCCTGCGTGGAACAGTTTCTGAGAGCCAGAGGCGACAGCCTGAAGAAGGCGGCCAAGCAGCTCAGAGCCGCCCTTTCTTGGAGGGAAAGCATAGGAATTG ATCACCTAATAGCCGATGAGTTCGCTGCGGAGCTTGCCGGTGGCTTGGCATATGTGGCTGGTCACGACGACGAAGCCAGGCCAGTCATG GTCTTCCGCATCAAACAAGATTACGCCAAAACTCATTCACAGAAATC GTTCGTGCGCTTCCTGGTCTTCACGCTGGAAGTGGCCATCTCGTCCATGTCCAGATTCGTTGGCCAGTTCGTCATCCTCTTTGATGCCA GCTTGTTCAGATCGGCGCCGGCTTTCCTCAACCTTTTCATGGGCACTCTCAAGATCATCTCCGACTACTACCCCGGTCGACTCCACAAGGCGTTCGTCGTCGATCCACCCTCCTTGTTCTCCTACCTTTGGAAG GGCGTTCGTCCCTTCGTGGAACTGTCTGTGGTCACCGCGGTGGTGTCGTCACTGGACTTCGACGACTCTATCGAGGATGCCGCCTTCGCGTCGTGCCGAACGAGAGCGGCGTCGCTCCGGTTCGACCCGGTGGTCGCTACCACCGCCAGACTCGGCGGCTCCACGTCTTCCCGCTTCTCATTCACCGTCTCCCACCTCGACTCCCTCAAACCGTGGTACCTGTCCACCACCACCAGGGCCACCCCACGCGCGGTGATGCCCACCGCGAGCCCCTCCCTCGTCGGCGCCTCCCCGCTCAACGCCCGGTCCTTCTCCTTCGCCTCCCCGGCCGCCCGGTCGACGCCACGCGCCAGCCGGAGCATACCGTCCACTCCTTGCTCATTCCCGCCGCCGACGCACCCTCACCAGCAGCAACACCCACCGAGGACCCCGCGGCCGTCGTTCTTGCAGTCGCCGGCGACGCTGTTTACGTTCTGGAAGGAGGGGCAGGCGGTGGTGAGCCGAggggagcgagagcgggagtCCTTCCTGCCGTTCCTGAGGTTCTACCGGCGGCCTTACGACGAGATGGCGTACCGCGCCAAGATGCGGCCCCCCTTCGGCGGCCTCATCTCCATCATCTCCCCTCACCTCGAGCAGCAacaactgcagcagcagcagcagcgtcgCGACGCCCTTAACATTCATCATCAGAGGACGCAAACCCTCACCTACTGA
- the LOC103979891 gene encoding F-box protein At4g02733, with amino-acid sequence MDPVVPKRPCPSADPSSTFDGSSSPSRVPSGPMAMDRVLEALLALPDPSVALELSLESLLDSRLLESDKDRLIEGAMEAGSALLEAARRSARRRASKHNFSSWPLASDLTIKVFSKLDTQSLCHAAATCSMFNKCATDPMCYANIDLTAEVPKVNNTVVSTMIQRAGKNLQSLKLGIRPSPASATELCRPLSYSTRNPMDTSGLSWSQKRPRQGRETSLLTRSCLLALSVDGGAAGTLLRSLHLYNIDKMDNSALCTALSACPYLLDLEVVGLHVELKRTLDAVSSNCHCIERLLFESSDTGRDDSLNSATCIDLVNGCPNIVSLALRGFKLHDHKVRILVKGSRHLKFVDFSTSYSITGTFLRNLSGGTNAHPLEVLILRDCLHLKEVEVSHLFSAMLAGDFKLLRYLDISNKDGLSAENDWNYRCYNPCTQLISQVLKQRPELCLLVKFPLEGSLIDIDLIADSEISSGTSSLMLYNLAFDSYLTNSSENSYSSDQGSGNEDVPDLNFPYDEDIFDELEFL; translated from the exons ATGGATCCCGTCGTCCCCAAGCGTCCCTGCCCCTCCGCCGATCCTTCCTCCACCTTCGACGGCTCCTCGAGCCCCTCTAGGGTCCCGTCCGGCCCCATGGCGATGGATCGAGTCCTGGAGGCGCTTCTCGCCCTCCCGGACCCCTCCGTCGCCCTCGAGCTCTCCCTCGAGAGCCTTCTCGACTCGAGGCTTCTGGAGTCGGATAAGGATCGGTTGATCGAGGGCGCCATGGAGGCTGGATCGGCCCTCCTGGAGGCCGCCAGGAGATCCGCCCGGCGGCGCGCGTCCAAGCACAACTTCTCTTCCTGGCCCCTCGCTTCCGATCTCACCATCAAA GTATTCTCCAAGCTAGATACGCAGAGTCTTTGCCATGCTGCAGCTACTTGTTCAATGTTCAACAAGTGTGCAACAGATCCAATGTGCTATGCAAATATTGACTTAACAGCTGAAGTGCCAAAGGTTAATAACACAGTTGTCTCTACAATGATACAACGAGCAGGAAAAAATCTTCA ATCACTCAAGCTTGGGATTCGGCCTAGTCCAGCTTCAGCAACAGAACTTTGTAGACCATTGTCCTATTCCACTAGAAATCCTATGGATACATCTGGTCTTTCATGGAGTCAAAAGAGACCAAGGCAAGGAAGGGAGACATCTCTTCTTACAAGGTCTTGTCTTCTGGCTTTAAGTGTGGATGGTGGTGCTGCAGG GACTCTCCTGAGGAGCCTGCACCTGTATAACATTGACAAGATGGACAATTCTGCACTTTGCACAGCGTTATCTGCCTGCCCATATCTGCTTGATCTTGAAGTTGTTGGCCT ACATGTTGAACTCAAGCGAACATTGGATGCTGTCAGCTCAAATTGTCACTGTATAGAGCGTTTGCTGTTTGAGTCCTCTGATACTG GGAGAGATGATAGTTTGAACTCGGCAACTTGCATTGATCTGGTAAATGGCTGTCCCAATATAGTCTCACTTGCTCTAAGGGGGTTTAAGCTACATGATCACAAAGTCCGTATACTGGTGAAG GGATCTCGCCACCTCAAATTTGTTGATTTTTCAACGTCTTATTCAATTACAGGGACCTTCTTgag GAACCTTAGTGGTGGCACAAATGCTCATCCATTGGAGGTTTTGATCTTACGTGATTGTTTGCATCTTAAAGAA GTTGAAGTGTCACATCTATTCTCAGCTATGCTTGCTGGTGACTTCAAACTCCTCAGATATTTG GATATTTCAAATAAAGATGGCCTTTCTGCTGAGAATGACTGGAACTATCGATGCTATAATCCATG TACACAGCTAATATCACAAGTTTTGAAACAAAGACCTGAATTATGTTTGCTAGTGAAGTTTCCCCTGGAAGGGAG CTTGATTGATATTGATCTCATCGCCGACAGTGAAATAAGCAGTGGGACAAGCTCCTTAATGTTGTATAATCTAGCATTTGATTCATATTTGACAAATTCATCTGAAAATAGCTATAGCAGTGATCAGGGCAGTGGGAATGAGGACGTCCCTGATCTGAACTTTCCGTACGACGAGGATATCTTTGACGAGTTGGAGTTCCTTTAG